GGCCAACTTTTACGCCCGCTATGGGCTGGACAAGCCGCTCGTCGAGCAGTACGGCATTTACATGAAGAACCTGTTGCGGGGAGATTTGGGCGAAAGCGTCGTCTTCCCCGGCCGTTCTGTGGCTCAGACGATTGCCCAAACGTCTCCGGTCAGCGCGGCCGTCGGCGGCTTGGCTTTGGTCATCGGCCTCGTCGTCGGCGTGGCGCTGGGCGTCCTAGCGGCGCTTTTTAAAAACCGCTGGCCCGATTACGTTGTGATGTTCATCGCTATTTTGGGCATCACGATTCCGGTGTTCGTGCTTGGGTCGCTCTTTCAGTACGTATTCGCCGTCAAGCTGCACTGGCTTCCGGCCAGCGGCTGGGGGCTCAAGAAGAACTTCGTGCTGCCGGTGTTGGTGATGTGCTTCGGGACCATTGCGACCTACGCCCGCTACATCAAGTCGTCCATGCTGGACGTTTTGGGGCAGGACTACGTGCTGACGGCCCGGGCGAAAGGGCTCAGCGAGTTTCAGGTGGTGACCCGGCACGTGATGAGAAACGCCATGCTGCCGTCCATTACGCTTTTGGCCAGCCAGATCGTCGGCATTTTCTGCGGCGCGTTCATCACCGAGACGATGTTTTCCATTCCCGGCATCGGGTTCTATTACGTGTCGTCGATCAACAACAACGACTATTGGATGACCATGGGCACGACGATTTTCTTCGCCGGTCTGTTCGTGGTTATGCAGCTGGCGGTCGATTTCGCCTACATGCTCGTGGATCCGCGGATCCGCCTGACGGACGACTAGGAGGCTCGCGATGGACGACGAACTTTTTCAGCCCCTCGGACCGGCGGATCAAACCCATCAGACGCTGGCGCGCCCTCGGGTGAGCTACGCTCAGGACGCGTGGCGCCGGTTCAAACAGAACAAGCTGGCGTTGGCGGCACTGGTCGTGCTGTTGATTTTGTGCTTCCTCGTGATCTTTGGGCCCGCCCTGAGCGGGTACAAGTTCTCGGCGATCAGCCGGTCCCGCAACTTGGCGCCGAGCCTGCAGCACCTGTTCGGAACCGACCAGCTGGGCCGGGACACGTTCGCTCGGGTCTGGGTCGGCGGCCGGGTGTCGCTGATTATCGGGCTGGCCGGCGCCCTGATTTCCTCGGTCGTCGGGACGATTTACGGCGGCGTGTCGGGGTACTTCGGCGGCCGGGTCGACGACCTGATGATGCGGTTTCTGGAGATCTGCATTTCTATTCCTTATCTGGTCGTCGTGATCTTGCTGAGCGTGGTGCTGCAAAGCAAGGGGATCGGGACGCTGCTTTTAGCCATGACGATTACCGGCTGGTGCGGCGACGCCCGGCTCGTGCGCGGACAGGTGCTCCAGATCAAACGGCAGGAGTTCGTGCTGGCCGCTCAGGCCATGGGCGTTTCCAGCTGGAAGATCATCTGGCGTCACCTGCTGCCCAACGTGCTGAGCGTGGTGCTGGTCTCCATTTCGTTTGAAATTCCCGGCTACATTTTCGGCGAGGCGTTTTTGAGCTACGTCGGATTGGGCATTCAGCCGCCGAATACCAGTTGGGGCGCGCTGGCGGCTCTGGCTCAGACGAACTTCACCTTCTACCCGGAACAGCTGTTCTTCCCCGCGCTGATGATCGCTATCACCATGCTCTGCTTCACCATGCTGGGCGACGGACTGCGCGACGCGCTGGATCCGCGGCTTCGGAAGTAGGCGCGGCCATGACGGACAAAATGAATCAGCCACTTCTGCAGGTTCGAGACCTGCGGGTCAGTTTTCACACCTACGCCGGGGAAGTGCGGGCCGTGCGGGGCGTGTCGTTTGACCTGAACCGGGGCGAGACTTTGGCGTTTGTGGGCGAGTCGGGCTGCGGCAAAACGGTGACGGCTAAGGCCGTCATGCGGCTGCTGCCTAAGGGGTTCGCCCAAATTGAGCCGGGCAGCAAAGTGATTTACGACGGACAGGACGTCCTGGCGATGAACAAGCGCCAGCTCATGGCCTACCGGGGCGAGCAGGTGGGAATGATCTTTCAGGATCCGATGACCAGCCTGAACCCCACCATGACCTGTGGCAAGCAGATCATGGAAACACTGCTGCTTCACCGCAATTTGTCCAAGCGTCAGGCGTACGGCGAGGCGCTGGAAATGCTTCGGAAGGTGAAGATTCCAGACCCGGAGTCGCGGATGAAAAACTACCCGCATCAGATGTCCGGCGGTATGCGGCAGCGGGTGATGATCGCCATCGCCTTGGCCTGCAGCCCGTCGGTGCTCTTGGCCGACGAGCCGACGACGGCGCTCGACGTGACGATTCAGGCCCAAATTCTTGACCTGCTTCAGGAGCTTCAGCAGCAGATGGGAACGGCGATTGTGATGGTGACCCACGACTTGGGAGTGGTGGTCAACTTCGCCCACCGGGTGCAGGTCATGTACGCCGGTCAGGTGATCGAGCGCGGCACGGTGGACGATATTTTCCACAACCCCCAGCACCCGTACACGCAGGCTCTGCTCCAGTCGGTGCCACGCCCGTCGGAGGGCAGCAAGCGGGAACTGTACGCGCTGGGCGGCACGCCGCCTGACCTGATTTTGCCGCTGAACCATTGTCCCTTCGCGGCCCGGTGCAAGTACCGCATGAGCATTTGCGAACAGTCCCACCCGGACGAGACCGTCCTGAGCCCAACGCACCGCGCGAACTGCTGGCTGATGGACCCGCGCGCCCCCCGGGTCTTTGACGGTCAGGGGAGGTGTGCCGGATGACGCCCTTGGTGAGCGTAAAGAACCTCTGCACGTGGTTTCCCGCCGGTAAAGGGCGGACCGTCAAGGCCGTGGACAACGTGACCTTTGACATCCGAGAGGGCGAGACCCTCGGGTTGGTGGGCGAGTCGGGCTGCGGCAAAACGACCTGCGGCCGAACCGTCCTGCGGCTCTATCACCCCACGAGCGGAACCGTGACGTTTGACGGCGTCGACGTGGCGTCTTTGAGCGGCAAAAAGCTTTTGGCGTTCAAGAAGGACGCCCAGATGATTTTTCAGGATCCGTATTCGTCGCTGGATCCTCGAATGACCATCGCCGAGCTGATCCGCGAGGGAATGGACGTCCATTACCGCCTGACCGGGCCGGATCGGATCCGGCGCGTTAACGACCTGCTCCAAAAGGTCGGGCTGCCTCAGGATTTCGCCAACCGGTTCCCTCACGAGCTGAGCGGCGGCCAGCGCCAGCGCGTCGGCATCGCCCGCGCCTTGGCGCTTGAGCCTCGGTTCATCGTTTGCGACGAGCCGATTTCCGCGCTGGACGTGTCCATTCAGGCTCAGATCGTCAACCTGCTGATCAAGCTCCAGCGGGAAGAGAAGCTCACCTACCTGTTTATCAGCCACGACCTGTCGATGGTCCGCCATATCAGCGACCGGGTGGGCATTATGTATCTTGGAAAACTGGTCGAGCTCGGTCCCTGCGACCGGGTCTTTGAGGAAGCCCTTCACCCCTACACGAAGGCGCTCATCTCGGCTATTCCGTTGGCCGAGCCGGGAAGCGGCGGCGAGCGGGTCAAGCTGGAAGGCGAAGTCCCCAGCCCGATCAACCCGCCGTCAGGCTGCGCGTTCCGCACTCGGTGCCGGTTTGCCAAGCCGCGGTGCGCCGAGGTAATGCCTCAGCTGGAGCCGGCGCCGGGGAACCGGACGGTCGCCTGTCACTTCTGGAGGAAAATCAACGGGCTGGAGAATTGGAAAGGTGATGAAAAGCGTGACTGAGAAAAACGAAAACGGGACTGACAAGACGAGGAACGTCGCGCCAACCGACGGGAAGCCGACGCCGGAAATCGTAAAAGACACGGTGACGACCCGCGGCGACGAGGAGATTAACGATATCCTTTTGGCCCACCTGCCTAAAAAATTCACCTGGGTCGCGTACGCGGTCAATCAGGGCGGAAATCTTCTCGCGTCCGGCGCGGTGAGCGGCAAATCGAACCAGCCGGCCAGCCTGATCGGCACCAACAACGTGGCGTCGGTTTCCAAAATTTTCTGCGCCGTCAGCGTCATGAAGCTCGTCGAAAAGGGGCTCGTCAGCCTCGACGAGCCGGTTGTGCGCTACCTGCCGGCGTTTCACACCCTCGACAAGCGGAGCGACCATATCACCCTGCGCCACTGCCTGAACCACTCCAGCGGCCTGCCAGGGACGATGTGGCGCGGTTTTGCCGTGAGCCGCTGGACGCCAGGCTATTACGACGACGTCCTCGACTACTTCAGTCGCTGCACTCTCAAGGCCGACCCTGGCGCGTACAGCGTGTACTGCAACGACGGCTTCACGTTGGCTGAAATGGTTGTCGCCGCCGTCACTGGGGAGGATTACGGGACGTGGTGCATAGAAAACATCACCGGTCTGCTCGGCATGGAAAGCACCCGGCTGAGCAGCTGCGAGAACGCCAGTTACCCGGTCATCGCCGAGGGCGACCACCCGGCCGAGCGAATGCAGATCGGCGGGGCTGCCGGGTTTACCACCACTATGGAAGACCTGTGCCGGTTCGGCCGAATCTTTTTGGCCGACTCCCCAGTCCTGAGCCGATCGTCCGTCGCTGAAATGGCAAAGCGCCAAGGCCGGACCTTCTGCCGGTCCGACTGTGAAAGCGAGCTGTACGGCCTGGGCTGGGATAACGTGTCGCTGAAGCACCCTGACTTTGACTGGGGCGAAGGCGTCTGCGCCAAAGGCGGCAACAGCTTCCAGTACACCACCGCGTTTTGGGTCTGCCCGCGCTATGACCTTGTCGTGGCGCTGAGCCACACTCACGACTGCGGTTTTCAGCCCGAGACGTTCTTCATCTCCATGCGCGCGGCTGAAAAGGCCCTGAGCCGTCAGGGAATCAACGTGACGCGCGGCGCCCAGCTGATGACCGAAGAGGACAAAAAGCTCTTCGCCGGCCCGTGGCTTGCTCCCAGCGAGACGCTTGGGATGTCCGGCGGCAGCGCGTGGGCTGACTTCTACTGCTGCGGCGAGGAGCGCAAAAACCGGGCGTTCACCGACTACAAATTCGACGGGGAAAAGCTCGTCACCCCGCTGAAGGACGAGACCCGATGGGTCGAGGAGAGCGACGGCCATCAGTTCCTATGCTTCAGCGACCGGGTCAGGCGCTTTCCCGAGCTCGAGCGGGCCGAAAGTCAGCCGCTCGAGCCGGCCGCGTGGGAAGCCCGCCTTGGGACCAAATGGATCGCCTGCGACTTGGACTCGTATGACTTAGTGATTCACGAAGTTCTCACAACCTTTACCGTCGACAAGCTGCCGGACTATCGAGGCGTGTACCTGCTTCGGTTCACCGGGCTGGACTCATCAGGCGTGTACGAGTCGTTCGACGCGCCAGTCCGAGCGCTGGACGACCGGCAGGGCGAAGGGTTCCTTCACACGCCGCGCAACGGCGGGCGGGACGCGCTTCATCCGCTGTTCGAGCCGTCGCCGGACCACCCGGGAGAGGAAATCTGCCACGTGGGCAGCTACGCCTATCGTTCGCTGGACCATCTGCCGGCCTTCGACGCCGAGACGTTCGTCTGGCCGTCCAAGCGGCGGGAAAACGGCGTCTACCGGCTCGATAAAAAATTGGAAGCCCTGCCGGCCCTCGAGGACGGCCACCGGATTTTGGTCCTCGACGACCAGCGGCGAGTGGCCTACGACAGCCTGTACCCCAAGTCGGAGTACAAGCCGATCGAAAACGGCTATCTGATTTTCGTCTAGTTTCTGCCCCGGACGCCTCCGCGTCCGGGGCTTTTTCGTGCGTTCCCCCCGCCCGTCGGGCTATAATAAAAACACTTGCCGAAAAAAGCGCGGCAGCTGAAGGAGGCCGGCATGGAAACAAGTTACGGGACCGGAGATTTAGGAAAACTCTTTTTTGAACAGGTGTTCGACCCTATCGCTGTGTACCGGGTGAACCCGGGGCCGTTTGACCTGGACAAAGTGATGTATCTGGACGTGAATAAAGCCTATGAAAAGGTCATGAAGGTCAAGCGAGAGCAGGTCATCGGCCGGTCCTTCGCTCAGGTGTGGCCGAACGGCGAAGCGCGCTGGTCCGACCTGATACGGGCATGCGTGACCCGCCGCCGGGCCGCGCGGAGCGAAGGACACAGTCCCTCGACCGGCACGTACTTGGAAGCGATGGCGTTCTACCTGCCGCCCGACCGGGTCGCGGTGATTTTTTTCGACCAGACCAAGTGGAAGGCCGCGGCGAGCGCGCTTCAGGATTCACAGGAAAAGCTGCGCAACCTCGCGGCCCGGCTGACCTTGTCGGAAGAGCAGACCCGGCGGGAAATCGCCGCGGACATTCACGATCGGGTCGGGTACTCGCTGGTATCCCTGTTGCACTTAGTCCGAGAGCTTAAAGCTCGCTCGTCGGACGACGAGAGCCGGGAGCTGAGCCGCCGGTGCCAAAAAGAAATTGAAGGGCTGGTCGAGGAGACCCGGACGCTGATCTTTAAGCTGTCGCCGCCGGTCTTGAAAGACCTCGGGCTGAACTTCGCCCTAGAGACGCTGGCCGAAAACATCTTCACGCCGTTGGGGATCGGTTGGACGTTCCAAGGCGACGACGACGCGGTGACCGCTCTGCCGGTGGACGACGAAATATGCGTCTTGCTGTACCGAATGACCCGGGAGCTTTTAATCAACATCACAAAACACTCCAAGGCGAAGCACGCGGCCATACGGGTTCGGCGCGGGCAGGGGAAAATTCAGGTCATCGTGGAGGACGACGGCGTGGGGTTTGTTCCGCCGTCCCTTCGGACCGAAGGGAACGCCCGAACGGGATACGGGCTGTTCAGCATACGGGAACGGCTGCTGACCATAGACGGACAGCTGAACGTCCTCAGCGAGCCGGGAAAGGGGACCACGGTCGTCATGACGGCTCCCCGGATGTTGGGGAGGTCAGACGAATGATTCGGCTTGTCCTGATTGACGACCACAGAATGTTCATCGCCGGGCTGATGGAAATTTTTGCGAGCCGCCCGGACCTTCAGGTCGTCGGTTCGGCGCCCGACGGCGAGAGCGGCTTAGCGGTCGTCCGCGAGCAGCGCCCCGACGTGGCGGTGCTTGATATGACTATGCCAAGCATCGGCGGCGTGGAGTGCGCCCGGCGCCTTGTGGAAAGCTTCCCGGAGACGAAGATTCTCGCCCTTTCCATGCACAACGACTTGCGGTTCATCAGCGAGCTGCTGCGCATCGGTGCCAAGGGCTACCTGCTGAAGGACTGCGCCACTGACGAACTGCTGACGGCCGTTCGGACGGTTGCCGAAGGGCGATTGTACCTCGCCGGCGGCGTCGTTCAGCTCCTTGTGGAGGACTACCTGAGGCTCAAACGGGCCGTTCACGACGGCCCTGCCCGTTCGATGGTCCTGTCCGAGCGCGAAAAGTCGGTGCTGGCTCTGATGGCCCAAGGCCTGACGAGCAAGGCGATCGGCGACGAGCTGGGCATCTCAAAGAACACGGTGGATACCCACCGGCGGCGAATGATGGATAAGCTGGGCTGCAACAGCGTTGCCGAGCTGCTGCGCCACGCGTACCGGGAAGAACTTCTCGACCTGTCATAGCCGACGCTTTCCCCCGCCCCTCTCGAACCTGAGAGGGGCGGTATTATTTTGAATCTACTTTAGTTGACTAAACTCGTATGCCGGTACAATTGCGGCGCGAAAGTTCCTGAAGCCTATCGGGCTGTCGGCGGAAAAAAAGGCGTAAGCTGTGTCGTCGACGAAAAGGGGCCCGTCTTATCGCCTGATATCGGAAATTTTGGGTAAAGTGTAAAAGCGTTCGGGCTTGTGGTGTTGCCGCGGCGTTTGGCGGTGAGCTGGTTTGTAGGGGGGAAATAACATGGAATTTTTTGTGCGTCATCGGACTCGTTTGTCTCAGCTGTGGGGGCTGGCCTTCATCGCGCTGTACGTGCTGTCGAACAAGATTTTGGCCGTGCGGTCGCCGGTGAGCGAGGAAGCCCTTTCCGCCGTGGCCTGCGCCCTTTTAGGGCTGGCGACGGTCGGCCGGTTGTGGTGCGCCCAGTACATCGCCGGGTACAAGTTGGATCGGCTGGTGACCGAAGGGCCGTACTCGATATGCCGCCATCCGCTGTACCTGTTCAGCTTCCTTGGCGCCGTCGGCGTCGGCTGCTGCACCAAGTCGATCGTTCTGACCCTGCTGGTGGCCCTATCCTTCGCGGTCGTCTATCCGGGCGTCATGGCCTCAGAGGAACGGGGCTTGATCGCCAAGTTCGGCGACGAGTACCGGCAGTACATGAAGGAAGTGCCGGCGTTTTTCCCCAAGTTCTCCCACTACAGCGAGCCGAAAGAGTACGTCGTCGTTCCGCGGGTTTTCCGCCGGGAAGTCTTCGACGCGGCGTGGTTTATCTGGGTTGCCGGAATCTTTGAGCTGGTGGAGATCACCGAGCTGACCCACGTCTGCCCAAAGCTGTTCGGCCTGTATTGATCGACTTAGAGGGGGCGCGGCCGTGACTCCACCTGAAACGGAGGCTGCCAGCAGCCGGAGGCTTCGCCGGTCGGCTCTGGCCTTCATCGTCCTGATGGGCGTCGTGAGCATGTTCTCGGACATGACTCACGAGGGCGGCAAAAGCATTCTGGGCGCGTACTTAACTTTGACCGGCGCGTCGGCGGCGGCGGTCGGCTTCATTTCCGGCTTTGGCGAGCTGGCAGGGTACTCGCTTCGGTACCTGACAGGACGTCTGGCCGATAGGACAAAATGGTACTGGACCCTGACGATCCTCGGGTACGCGATAGACCTGTTCGCCGTCCCGGCTCTGGCGCTGGTGCCCGAAAACGGTTGGCTTTGGGCGGCAGCCCTGCTGATCGTCGAGCGGGGCGGCAAGGCGCTTAAAAAGCCGGCGAAGGATACCCTGCTGTCGTTTGTGGCTTCTCAAAACGGCGTCGGAAAAAGCTTCGCCCTGCAGGAGTTCCTCGACCAGCTGGGGGCGTTCCTCGGCCCGGTGATCCTCTTTGCCGTCATGGCCCGTTCGTCTGCCGTGAGCCTTGCCGCGTACCGCCGGTGCTTTGCCCTGCTGATCTTTCCGGCTTTGGTCACGCTGGCCCTTCTGTTCGTCGCCCGGTACCTTTTCCCGACGCCGGAGAACTTCGAGCCCGAAAGCCGGGCGGAGAACTTTTCCCGCTTCGGCTGGGGACGGCGGTTTACGCTGTACATCGCCGGGATCAGCCTGTTTTCGTTAGGGTTCATGGATTTTCCGCTGATTACCATGCACGCGGCGAAAACGAACCTGCTGACGCCGGGCGAACTGCCGCTTCTGTACGCCGGCGCCATGGCGGTTGACGCCTTCGCGGCGCTGTTCTTCGGCTGGCTGTACGACCGCTGGGATACCAAGGCGCTGGTGATTTCAACGCTGCTGACGGCACCGTTCGGGTTCTTCGTCTTTCTGGCGCCCGGGCAGTGGGCGCTCTGGGTCGGCGCGTCGCTCTGGGGAATTGGCATGGGCGCTCAGGAGTCGGTGCTCAAGGCGGCGGTCGCCCGTCTGGTGCCGAAGGCTCGGCGCAGCTCGGGCTACGGCACGTTCCAGACCGCGTTCGGCGTCTGCCTATTTCTGGGCAGCTGGTTCATGGGCTGGCTGTACGAGCGGTCGCTTTGGGAGATGGTCCTGTTTTCGGTCGCCGCTCAGGTTTTGGCCGCGATTCTGTTCCTTCTTTCCGGCCGAACGTCAACCGGTCGGCTGAGTGCGGAGGAACAATAGGGAGTTTTTCGACGTTAGAGTTGATTCGGCGGCCCGGCAGGGCCGAAGGAATGAGCGAATGCTGAGAGGAACTGGCGGGGGAGCCTTTGGCTCCCTCGCTTTTTATTCATTTTGAATATAAATACCATAACGATGCCCCCGTCTGACGACGGGGGCGTCACATTTTGCGTGACGGACAGGTTCTGGTTTTTCGTCATAGATAAACGACGTAAAAAACAGATAATGAAACGTAAAGTTTCATTAAATCTGCATGAAACATGATAAGGAGTGATGAACGTGCGATTGGAAATCGGCAATTTTCCTGTCAAGTCCATGGTTTTCGGGGGTGAGACGTCATACCGGGACGGTGTGTTGACCCTGAACCGGGAAGAGCTTCTGGCAGTAGTGCGGGAGGACGAGCACATCACAGAAGCGGATCTTCGGATCGTCTACCC
This is a stretch of genomic DNA from Jonquetella anthropi DSM 22815. It encodes these proteins:
- a CDS encoding ABC transporter permease encodes the protein MAKYVLKRLGYMFFTLFVVVTTTFFLMRAIPGDPLSSMARNLPEQTKANFYARYGLDKPLVEQYGIYMKNLLRGDLGESVVFPGRSVAQTIAQTSPVSAAVGGLALVIGLVVGVALGVLAALFKNRWPDYVVMFIAILGITIPVFVLGSLFQYVFAVKLHWLPASGWGLKKNFVLPVLVMCFGTIATYARYIKSSMLDVLGQDYVLTARAKGLSEFQVVTRHVMRNAMLPSITLLASQIVGIFCGAFITETMFSIPGIGFYYVSSINNNDYWMTMGTTIFFAGLFVVMQLAVDFAYMLVDPRIRLTDD
- a CDS encoding ABC transporter permease produces the protein MDDELFQPLGPADQTHQTLARPRVSYAQDAWRRFKQNKLALAALVVLLILCFLVIFGPALSGYKFSAISRSRNLAPSLQHLFGTDQLGRDTFARVWVGGRVSLIIGLAGALISSVVGTIYGGVSGYFGGRVDDLMMRFLEICISIPYLVVVILLSVVLQSKGIGTLLLAMTITGWCGDARLVRGQVLQIKRQEFVLAAQAMGVSSWKIIWRHLLPNVLSVVLVSISFEIPGYIFGEAFLSYVGLGIQPPNTSWGALAALAQTNFTFYPEQLFFPALMIAITMLCFTMLGDGLRDALDPRLRK
- a CDS encoding ABC transporter ATP-binding protein, giving the protein MTDKMNQPLLQVRDLRVSFHTYAGEVRAVRGVSFDLNRGETLAFVGESGCGKTVTAKAVMRLLPKGFAQIEPGSKVIYDGQDVLAMNKRQLMAYRGEQVGMIFQDPMTSLNPTMTCGKQIMETLLLHRNLSKRQAYGEALEMLRKVKIPDPESRMKNYPHQMSGGMRQRVMIAIALACSPSVLLADEPTTALDVTIQAQILDLLQELQQQMGTAIVMVTHDLGVVVNFAHRVQVMYAGQVIERGTVDDIFHNPQHPYTQALLQSVPRPSEGSKRELYALGGTPPDLILPLNHCPFAARCKYRMSICEQSHPDETVLSPTHRANCWLMDPRAPRVFDGQGRCAG
- a CDS encoding ABC transporter ATP-binding protein, producing MTPLVSVKNLCTWFPAGKGRTVKAVDNVTFDIREGETLGLVGESGCGKTTCGRTVLRLYHPTSGTVTFDGVDVASLSGKKLLAFKKDAQMIFQDPYSSLDPRMTIAELIREGMDVHYRLTGPDRIRRVNDLLQKVGLPQDFANRFPHELSGGQRQRVGIARALALEPRFIVCDEPISALDVSIQAQIVNLLIKLQREEKLTYLFISHDLSMVRHISDRVGIMYLGKLVELGPCDRVFEEALHPYTKALISAIPLAEPGSGGERVKLEGEVPSPINPPSGCAFRTRCRFAKPRCAEVMPQLEPAPGNRTVACHFWRKINGLENWKGDEKRD
- a CDS encoding serine hydrolase domain-containing protein; the protein is MKSVTEKNENGTDKTRNVAPTDGKPTPEIVKDTVTTRGDEEINDILLAHLPKKFTWVAYAVNQGGNLLASGAVSGKSNQPASLIGTNNVASVSKIFCAVSVMKLVEKGLVSLDEPVVRYLPAFHTLDKRSDHITLRHCLNHSSGLPGTMWRGFAVSRWTPGYYDDVLDYFSRCTLKADPGAYSVYCNDGFTLAEMVVAAVTGEDYGTWCIENITGLLGMESTRLSSCENASYPVIAEGDHPAERMQIGGAAGFTTTMEDLCRFGRIFLADSPVLSRSSVAEMAKRQGRTFCRSDCESELYGLGWDNVSLKHPDFDWGEGVCAKGGNSFQYTTAFWVCPRYDLVVALSHTHDCGFQPETFFISMRAAEKALSRQGINVTRGAQLMTEEDKKLFAGPWLAPSETLGMSGGSAWADFYCCGEERKNRAFTDYKFDGEKLVTPLKDETRWVEESDGHQFLCFSDRVRRFPELERAESQPLEPAAWEARLGTKWIACDLDSYDLVIHEVLTTFTVDKLPDYRGVYLLRFTGLDSSGVYESFDAPVRALDDRQGEGFLHTPRNGGRDALHPLFEPSPDHPGEEICHVGSYAYRSLDHLPAFDAETFVWPSKRRENGVYRLDKKLEALPALEDGHRILVLDDQRRVAYDSLYPKSEYKPIENGYLIFV
- a CDS encoding ATP-binding protein, which codes for METSYGTGDLGKLFFEQVFDPIAVYRVNPGPFDLDKVMYLDVNKAYEKVMKVKREQVIGRSFAQVWPNGEARWSDLIRACVTRRRAARSEGHSPSTGTYLEAMAFYLPPDRVAVIFFDQTKWKAAASALQDSQEKLRNLAARLTLSEEQTRREIAADIHDRVGYSLVSLLHLVRELKARSSDDESRELSRRCQKEIEGLVEETRTLIFKLSPPVLKDLGLNFALETLAENIFTPLGIGWTFQGDDDAVTALPVDDEICVLLYRMTRELLINITKHSKAKHAAIRVRRGQGKIQVIVEDDGVGFVPPSLRTEGNARTGYGLFSIRERLLTIDGQLNVLSEPGKGTTVVMTAPRMLGRSDE
- a CDS encoding response regulator transcription factor, which codes for MIRLVLIDDHRMFIAGLMEIFASRPDLQVVGSAPDGESGLAVVREQRPDVAVLDMTMPSIGGVECARRLVESFPETKILALSMHNDLRFISELLRIGAKGYLLKDCATDELLTAVRTVAEGRLYLAGGVVQLLVEDYLRLKRAVHDGPARSMVLSEREKSVLALMAQGLTSKAIGDELGISKNTVDTHRRRMMDKLGCNSVAELLRHAYREELLDLS
- a CDS encoding methyltransferase family protein is translated as MEFFVRHRTRLSQLWGLAFIALYVLSNKILAVRSPVSEEALSAVACALLGLATVGRLWCAQYIAGYKLDRLVTEGPYSICRHPLYLFSFLGAVGVGCCTKSIVLTLLVALSFAVVYPGVMASEERGLIAKFGDEYRQYMKEVPAFFPKFSHYSEPKEYVVVPRVFRREVFDAAWFIWVAGIFELVEITELTHVCPKLFGLY
- a CDS encoding MFS transporter — its product is MTPPETEAASSRRLRRSALAFIVLMGVVSMFSDMTHEGGKSILGAYLTLTGASAAAVGFISGFGELAGYSLRYLTGRLADRTKWYWTLTILGYAIDLFAVPALALVPENGWLWAAALLIVERGGKALKKPAKDTLLSFVASQNGVGKSFALQEFLDQLGAFLGPVILFAVMARSSAVSLAAYRRCFALLIFPALVTLALLFVARYLFPTPENFEPESRAENFSRFGWGRRFTLYIAGISLFSLGFMDFPLITMHAAKTNLLTPGELPLLYAGAMAVDAFAALFFGWLYDRWDTKALVISTLLTAPFGFFVFLAPGQWALWVGASLWGIGMGAQESVLKAAVARLVPKARRSSGYGTFQTAFGVCLFLGSWFMGWLYERSLWEMVLFSVAAQVLAAILFLLSGRTSTGRLSAEEQ